From a region of the Triticum aestivum cultivar Chinese Spring chromosome 7D, IWGSC CS RefSeq v2.1, whole genome shotgun sequence genome:
- the LOC123170463 gene encoding lipid phosphate phosphatase 2 isoform X1, giving the protein MADIPLGCYTIKSHGAQIARLHMYDWIILVLLAVIDGLLNIIEPFHRFVGKDMMTDLRYPLQGNTVPFWAVPVIGIVLPCAIFGGIYFKKKNFYDLHHGILGILYSVLITAVITDAIKDGVGRPRPDFFWRCFPDGKDLYDNVTTGVLCHGEKSVIKEGHKSFPSGHASWSFAGLGFLTWYLTGKIAVFDRKGHIAKLCIIVLPLLTAALVAVSRVDDYWHHWQDVFAGAIIGLTVASFCYLQFFPYPFDADGLWPYAYNTLQLAEAGIAANSFSVRPTEEMVEEGQGEGGIALRDAVWPMEETVEEGQGQGRIALRDALRCEEDQDWKDPTTP; this is encoded by the exons ATGGCGGATATCCCGTTAGGCTGTTACACTATAAAGTCCCATGGAGCCCAAATTGCAAGACTCCACATGTATGACTGGATAATACTTGTCCTCCTTGCTGTCATAGATGGATTGTTGAATATAATTGAGCCTTTTCACCGTTTCGTTGGGAAGGACATGATGACTGACTTGAGATACCCCTTACAGGGCAATACTGTGCCCTTTTGGGCTGTTCCG GTCATTGGAATCGTCTTACCCTGTGCCATCTTTGGTGGAATTTACTTCAAGAAGAAGAATTTCTATGATTTGCACCATGGCATACTGG GTATTCTTTATTCGGTGCTCATAACTGCGGTGATTACTGATGCAATTAAGGATGGAGTTGGCCGACCGCGTCCTGATTTCTTCTGGCGCTGTTTCCCAGATGGAAAGGAT CTTTATGACAATGTCACTACTGGCGTTCTGTGCCATGGGGAGAAGAGTGTCATCAAGGAAGGTCACAAGAGCTTCCCAAGTGGACATGCATCAT GGTCTTTCGCCGGCCTGGGCTTCCTCACGTGGTACTTAACTGGGAAAATCGCGGTTTTTGACCGTAAAGGCCATATCGCAAAGCTGTGCATCATTGTTCTGCCTCTGCTTACAGCTGCGCTCGTTGCCGTTTCTCGTGTGGACGACTACTGGCATCACTGGCAAGATGTGTTTGCAGGAGCTATCATAG GTCTCACAGTGGCCTCATTCTGTTACCTGCAATTTTTCCCATATCCTTTCGACGCAGACG GATTGTGGCCTTACGCATACAACACCCTCCAGCTAGCCGAGGCGGGCATTGCAGCAAACTCCTTCAGCGTGCGGCCCACCGAGGAGATGGTAGAAGAAGGGCAAGGTGAGGGTGGGATCGCCCTGAGAGACGCCGTGTGGCCCATGGAGGAGACGGTAGAAGAAGGGCAAGGTCAGGGCAGGATCGCCCTGAGAGACGCCCTGAGATGTGAAGAAGACCAGGACTGGAAAGATCCGACGACACCCTAA
- the LOC123170463 gene encoding lipid phosphate phosphatase 2 isoform X2, which translates to MADIPLGCYTIKSHGAQIARLHMYDWIILVLLAVIDGLLNIIEPFHRFVGKDMMTDLRYPLQGNTVPFWAVPVIGIVLPCAIFGGIYFKKKNFYDLHHGILGILYSVLITAVITDAIKDGVGRPRPDFFWRCFPDGKDLYDNVTTGVLCHGEKSVIKEGHKSFPSGHASWSFAGLGFLTWYLTGKIAVFDRKGHIAKLCIIVLPLLTAALVAVSRVDDYWHHWQDVFAGAIIGLWPYAYNTLQLAEAGIAANSFSVRPTEEMVEEGQGEGGIALRDAVWPMEETVEEGQGQGRIALRDALRCEEDQDWKDPTTP; encoded by the exons ATGGCGGATATCCCGTTAGGCTGTTACACTATAAAGTCCCATGGAGCCCAAATTGCAAGACTCCACATGTATGACTGGATAATACTTGTCCTCCTTGCTGTCATAGATGGATTGTTGAATATAATTGAGCCTTTTCACCGTTTCGTTGGGAAGGACATGATGACTGACTTGAGATACCCCTTACAGGGCAATACTGTGCCCTTTTGGGCTGTTCCG GTCATTGGAATCGTCTTACCCTGTGCCATCTTTGGTGGAATTTACTTCAAGAAGAAGAATTTCTATGATTTGCACCATGGCATACTGG GTATTCTTTATTCGGTGCTCATAACTGCGGTGATTACTGATGCAATTAAGGATGGAGTTGGCCGACCGCGTCCTGATTTCTTCTGGCGCTGTTTCCCAGATGGAAAGGAT CTTTATGACAATGTCACTACTGGCGTTCTGTGCCATGGGGAGAAGAGTGTCATCAAGGAAGGTCACAAGAGCTTCCCAAGTGGACATGCATCAT GGTCTTTCGCCGGCCTGGGCTTCCTCACGTGGTACTTAACTGGGAAAATCGCGGTTTTTGACCGTAAAGGCCATATCGCAAAGCTGTGCATCATTGTTCTGCCTCTGCTTACAGCTGCGCTCGTTGCCGTTTCTCGTGTGGACGACTACTGGCATCACTGGCAAGATGTGTTTGCAGGAGCTATCATAG GATTGTGGCCTTACGCATACAACACCCTCCAGCTAGCCGAGGCGGGCATTGCAGCAAACTCCTTCAGCGTGCGGCCCACCGAGGAGATGGTAGAAGAAGGGCAAGGTGAGGGTGGGATCGCCCTGAGAGACGCCGTGTGGCCCATGGAGGAGACGGTAGAAGAAGGGCAAGGTCAGGGCAGGATCGCCCTGAGAGACGCCCTGAGATGTGAAGAAGACCAGGACTGGAAAGATCCGACGACACCCTAA
- the LOC123170463 gene encoding lipid phosphate phosphatase 2 isoform X3, whose protein sequence is MMTDLRYPLQGNTVPFWAVPVIGIVLPCAIFGGIYFKKKNFYDLHHGILGILYSVLITAVITDAIKDGVGRPRPDFFWRCFPDGKDLYDNVTTGVLCHGEKSVIKEGHKSFPSGHASWSFAGLGFLTWYLTGKIAVFDRKGHIAKLCIIVLPLLTAALVAVSRVDDYWHHWQDVFAGAIIGLTVASFCYLQFFPYPFDADGLWPYAYNTLQLAEAGIAANSFSVRPTEEMVEEGQGEGGIALRDAVWPMEETVEEGQGQGRIALRDALRCEEDQDWKDPTTP, encoded by the exons ATGATGACTGACTTGAGATACCCCTTACAGGGCAATACTGTGCCCTTTTGGGCTGTTCCG GTCATTGGAATCGTCTTACCCTGTGCCATCTTTGGTGGAATTTACTTCAAGAAGAAGAATTTCTATGATTTGCACCATGGCATACTGG GTATTCTTTATTCGGTGCTCATAACTGCGGTGATTACTGATGCAATTAAGGATGGAGTTGGCCGACCGCGTCCTGATTTCTTCTGGCGCTGTTTCCCAGATGGAAAGGAT CTTTATGACAATGTCACTACTGGCGTTCTGTGCCATGGGGAGAAGAGTGTCATCAAGGAAGGTCACAAGAGCTTCCCAAGTGGACATGCATCAT GGTCTTTCGCCGGCCTGGGCTTCCTCACGTGGTACTTAACTGGGAAAATCGCGGTTTTTGACCGTAAAGGCCATATCGCAAAGCTGTGCATCATTGTTCTGCCTCTGCTTACAGCTGCGCTCGTTGCCGTTTCTCGTGTGGACGACTACTGGCATCACTGGCAAGATGTGTTTGCAGGAGCTATCATAG GTCTCACAGTGGCCTCATTCTGTTACCTGCAATTTTTCCCATATCCTTTCGACGCAGACG GATTGTGGCCTTACGCATACAACACCCTCCAGCTAGCCGAGGCGGGCATTGCAGCAAACTCCTTCAGCGTGCGGCCCACCGAGGAGATGGTAGAAGAAGGGCAAGGTGAGGGTGGGATCGCCCTGAGAGACGCCGTGTGGCCCATGGAGGAGACGGTAGAAGAAGGGCAAGGTCAGGGCAGGATCGCCCTGAGAGACGCCCTGAGATGTGAAGAAGACCAGGACTGGAAAGATCCGACGACACCCTAA
- the LOC123170464 gene encoding 40S ribosomal protein S20, with the protein MATELAYAPPMKSGKLGFEGTQEVQHRIRITLSSKSVKNLEKVCSDLVKGAKEKQLKVKGPVRMPTKVLNITTRKSPCGEGTNTWDRFEMRVHKRVIDLVSSPDVVKQITSITIEPGVEVEVTISDQ; encoded by the exons ATGGCGACGGAGCTGGCCTACGCGCCGCCCATGAAGTCGGGCAAGCTCGGGTTCGAGGGCACGCAGGAGGTGCAGCACCGCATCCGCATCACCCTCTCCTCCAAGTCCGTCAAGAACCTCGAGAAGG TGTGCTCGGATCTGGTGAAGGGCGCCAAGGAGAAGCAGCTCAAGGTCAAGGGCCCCGTCAGGATGCCCACCAAGGTGCTCAACATCACCACCAGGAAGTCCCCCTGCGGAGAAG GGACCAACACCTGGGATCGGTTTGAGATGCGGGTGCACAAGAGGGTGATCGACCTTGTCAGCTCCCCAGACGTTGTCAAGCAGATCACCTCTATCACCATCGAGCCTGGCGTCGAGGTCGAAGTGACCATCAGCGACCAGTAG
- the LOC123166055 gene encoding tRNA 2'-phosphotransferase 1 isoform X2: MRALTAATISSPIRALLLLHPSFPSTLRLPLTMNPSSSSSSGYRSNAAAFASTHQPHGGRGGGRRPGGRGGGGDGGNRIDALGRLLTRVLRHMAPELRLNMRSDGYVRVRDLLRLNLETFAKVPLNSHTVDEIREAVRRDNKQRFGLLEEDGELLIRANQGHTVTTVTSESLLKPILSADEVSVCVHGTYRKNVDSILKHGLKRMARLHVHFSSGLPSDGGVISGMRSGANILIYLNVRKALQDGMKLYISDNKVILTEGFDGVVPIKYFEKIETWPGRAPIPFQR, from the exons ATGAGAGCCCTCACTGCCGCCACAATCTCCTCCCCGAtacgcgccctcctcctcctccacccctcCTTCCCCTCAACCCTCCGCCTCCCTCTCACCATGAacccctcctcatcctcctcctctggcTACCGCTCCAATGCTGCCGCCTTCGCCTCCACGCACCAGCCGcacggtggccgtggtggtggcaGGCGGCCGGGTGGACGTGGTGGCGGTGGCGATGGAGGAAACCGCATCGATGCCCTCGGCCGCCTTCT GACGAGGGTCTTGCGGCACATGGCGCCAGAGCTGAGGCTGAACATGAGGAGCGACGGGTATGTGCGGGTCCGCGACCTGCTCCGCCTCAACCTGGAGACCTTCGCCAAGGTTCCGCTCAACTCCCACACGGTGGATGAAATCAGGGAG GCGGTCAGGCGAGACAACAAGCAGAGGTTTGGTCTGTTGGAGGAGGATGGCGAGCTGCTGATTCGAGCTAACCAGGGGCACACTGTGACA ACTGTTACATCAGAGAGCTTGTTGAAACCAATTCTATCGGCTGATGAAGTCTCAG TCTGTGTCCATGGAACTTACAGGAAAAATGTTGATTCAATATTGAAACATGGGCTTAAACGTATGGCAAGGCTACATGTACATTTCTCAAGTGGTTTACCATCAGATGGAGGAGTTATTAGTG GTATGCGGAGTGGCGCAAACATATTGATATATTTGAATGTCAGAAAGGCACTGCAAG ACGGGATGAAGCTATACATCTCAGACAACAAGGTGATCCTGACGGAGGGCTTCGATGGCGTTGTCCCCATCAAGTACTTTGAGAAGATCGAGACATGGCCAGGACGTGCACCGATACCGTTCCAGAGGTAG
- the LOC123166055 gene encoding tRNA 2'-phosphotransferase 1 isoform X1 — MRALTAATISSPIRALLLLHPSFPSTLRLPLTMNPSSSSSSGYRSNAAAFASTHQPHGGRGGGRRPGGRGGGGDGGNRIDALGRLLTRVLRHMAPELRLNMRSDGYVRVRDLLRLNLETFAKVPLNSHTVDEIREAVRRDNKQRFGLLEEDGELLIRANQGHTVTTVTSESLLKPILSADEVSVCVHGTYRKNVDSILKHGLKRMARLHVHFSSGLPSDGGVISGTNGLPSSGMRSGANILIYLNVRKALQDGMKLYISDNKVILTEGFDGVVPIKYFEKIETWPGRAPIPFQR; from the exons ATGAGAGCCCTCACTGCCGCCACAATCTCCTCCCCGAtacgcgccctcctcctcctccacccctcCTTCCCCTCAACCCTCCGCCTCCCTCTCACCATGAacccctcctcatcctcctcctctggcTACCGCTCCAATGCTGCCGCCTTCGCCTCCACGCACCAGCCGcacggtggccgtggtggtggcaGGCGGCCGGGTGGACGTGGTGGCGGTGGCGATGGAGGAAACCGCATCGATGCCCTCGGCCGCCTTCT GACGAGGGTCTTGCGGCACATGGCGCCAGAGCTGAGGCTGAACATGAGGAGCGACGGGTATGTGCGGGTCCGCGACCTGCTCCGCCTCAACCTGGAGACCTTCGCCAAGGTTCCGCTCAACTCCCACACGGTGGATGAAATCAGGGAG GCGGTCAGGCGAGACAACAAGCAGAGGTTTGGTCTGTTGGAGGAGGATGGCGAGCTGCTGATTCGAGCTAACCAGGGGCACACTGTGACA ACTGTTACATCAGAGAGCTTGTTGAAACCAATTCTATCGGCTGATGAAGTCTCAG TCTGTGTCCATGGAACTTACAGGAAAAATGTTGATTCAATATTGAAACATGGGCTTAAACGTATGGCAAGGCTACATGTACATTTCTCAAGTGGTTTACCATCAGATGGAGGAGTTATTAGTG GGACTAACGGTTTGCCTTCTTCAGGTATGCGGAGTGGCGCAAACATATTGATATATTTGAATGTCAGAAAGGCACTGCAAG ACGGGATGAAGCTATACATCTCAGACAACAAGGTGATCCTGACGGAGGGCTTCGATGGCGTTGTCCCCATCAAGTACTTTGAGAAGATCGAGACATGGCCAGGACGTGCACCGATACCGTTCCAGAGGTAG